A single region of the Leptotrichia sp. OH3620_COT-345 genome encodes:
- the trpS gene encoding tryptophan--tRNA ligase: MRSLSGIQPSGTLHIGNYFGAIKQFVEFQDKYEGFYFLANYHALTSSPDGESLKKNTIDAILDYLALGLDPEKSTIFLQSDVPEHTELSWILSNVTPMGLLERAHSYKDKVAKGIKSNVGLFTYPVLMAADILMYDPDVVPVGKDQKQHLEITRDIAIKFNETYRKEIFKLPQEKIVENLAVVPGIDGDKMSKSYGNIINMFISEKEIKKQIMSIVTDSTPLEEPKNPDNNITKLYSLFATQKEVEELKEKFLVGNFGYGHAKNQLFDKFMDYFTPFREKREQLEKNMDYVYEILKNGALKARSVASAKMEEVRNTVGLLNKI, encoded by the coding sequence ATGAGAAGTTTATCAGGCATTCAGCCAAGCGGTACTCTCCATATAGGTAACTATTTCGGGGCAATAAAACAATTTGTGGAATTTCAGGATAAATATGAAGGATTTTATTTCCTTGCAAATTATCACGCTCTTACTTCATCACCTGACGGAGAAAGCCTTAAAAAAAATACAATAGATGCTATTCTTGATTATCTTGCTTTAGGACTTGATCCTGAAAAATCAACGATATTTTTACAGTCTGATGTTCCGGAGCATACCGAACTTTCATGGATATTGTCAAATGTCACTCCTATGGGACTGCTTGAGCGCGCTCATTCATATAAGGATAAAGTTGCCAAAGGTATTAAATCTAATGTAGGACTGTTTACATATCCTGTCTTAATGGCTGCTGATATATTAATGTATGACCCTGATGTTGTTCCTGTAGGTAAAGATCAGAAACAGCACTTGGAAATTACAAGAGATATTGCTATTAAGTTTAATGAAACTTATAGAAAAGAAATTTTTAAACTTCCTCAGGAAAAAATAGTTGAAAATCTTGCGGTAGTCCCCGGAATAGATGGCGACAAAATGAGTAAATCTTATGGAAATATTATCAATATGTTTATTTCCGAAAAGGAAATAAAAAAGCAGATTATGAGTATTGTTACAGATTCTACACCTCTTGAAGAACCTAAAAATCCTGATAATAATATAACAAAATTATATTCTCTTTTTGCCACACAAAAAGAAGTCGAAGAATTAAAAGAAAAATTCTTAGTGGGAAATTTTGGATATGGACATGCTAAAAATCAATTATTTGATAAATTTATGGATTATTTTACTCCTTTCAGAGAAAAACGTGAACAACTTGAAAAAAATATGGATTATGTTTATGAAATTTTAAAAAATGGAGCTTTAAAAGCACGTTCAGTTGCTTCTGCAAAAATGGAAGAAGTCAGAAATACAGTGGGATTGTTAAATAAAATTTGA